The segment GTAAAAATCCGAGCATACCTTTGAGTAATAATTCATTAAAATTAATACTAGAGACAATTTGGGTCATGGCTAACGCATTTTGATCGCCTAATAATTTAACGGCAATAATCAATAATAAAGAAATAACAACTGAGCCAGTTGTAATGGCAATTGTAGTTTGCATTTTGAGGATATATTGGTTTGCAAAAGCAATAAAAATTGCAATGGCAGAGAGAAAACAAATGAGATACCAAGCATTCATTGGCTAACCTTACTATTTTTTAAACGACACACAAAAAAGGGGAGTATAAACCCGCCATATGGTACTCCTGTGCTTTATCTGTGTCACAGTCTTTATGGTTTGATTAGCTATATTTATTATGTCTTGTAGGACATTTAGTTAATGTATAATTTCTGTTGTTACGTGTTGTAATGTATTTTTTAATACTAGGTTACTTGGTACAGGTAGTTGTCTAAACCAATACGAAACATTTCTCTAAATACCCCTTTTAATATCCTTGAAAGCGCTAATATTTTAACTGCATTAGGGCGTGTTGATATTTGATGGTTGAATTTGCAGCAGTATGTTTGGTTTTTAGGCAAGGCAGAGCCTATGGAGTGTGGTTACTCCCCATAAATAGGCGATAACGCAGCATAAATGCCAAACATGCGCTGCTCTTCGGGTTCTGCCTAGGGCGATAAACTCTTTGTTGCCTACATGGATGTAGGTAAGGGGCGTGAGCAGGACGCGGAAGCTTTACTCGGTTTTTACTTAGCCCACTGGGTTACAAACTTCGCGCCGCGATTTAATCGCCCCTAGATTGAACAAATTTCAATCCGCAAAGATCAACACGCCCTAATGTTAATCAAAAAATAAACACTATTTTTTGTTTTTACCAGCTGCTTTTAAATCTTCCTCGAGTTTTTCTAATCCTTTTTGAAATATAAGCCAATGTAATTTTAAGTAAATATATGTTTACAAATTGTAAAGGTGAGATTTTAGTCGCTTGTCACTAAATTAGTAACTTACTGTAATTAAATAGTTTAAATTTCAAACTAATACTTTACTTGTAAATTAAATGTTTAATTTCTAAAACTTTAATTTGTAACATATGCTTGATCCTTAATCGGGTACAGGCAGTTCCGGTTAATACAATTCCACTACAAACTAAATATTTTAACGGAGCGTAAACGTGAATTTATCAAAAATCACATTAGCAACTTTTGCTGCTTTAACTTTTGTTCAAGCAACAGATGCAGTAGCTGCGAATAAGAAATACCTAAATCAACAATCGGCTATAAATACTATGGTGCAATCTAACTCTGCATCAATATTATCTACAAGCCCTCAAGAATTGATTGGGTTAAGTGTAAGGAACGAATTAGTTGTATTAAAAGAGTTTACGAGCAGCAACGGGGAAGTAACCCGCCGGTATCAACAAACTTATCAAGGATTGCCCGTGATAGGGGATACTGTAAGCCTTACATTTAAAAACGGCATGCTAAAAAAAGCGCATGGCGCGGCAGTGTATGACATTGAAGGTGATATAAGCGATGTTAGCGCTAAATTATCAGCTAAACAGGCTATGCTCCAAAGCCAAAATGTGGGTATTGCAGCAAAAACAATTGGCTTAAAAAAACATAATGAAAAATCTAGATTAGCTATTTGGGTCGATCAGCAAAGTAAAGCGCACTTGGTTTATGAGGTGTCGTATGTCACCTATGGTAAATTGCCTTCTAGACCCTATCAAATTATTGATGCTAACTCTGGCGAAGTACTACTTAGCTTTGACAATCTTCAACATGCAGAAGCTACAGGTCCTGGTGGAAATTTAAAAACAGGGAAATACATATATGGTAGTGACTTTGATAGTTTAGATGTTACTCAGTCAGGCAATAACTGTACGATGAACAACACTAATGTGCGCACCATAAACCTCAACGGTGGTACAAGTGGTTCGTCTGCATATTCTTTTACTTGTCCTGAAAATACATTTAAAGAAATAAATGGTGCTTATTCTCCACTCAATGATGCGCATTATTTTGGTAATGTAATTTTTAATATGTATAACGATTGGATTGGTACGCCACCACTTACGTTTCAGTTAAAAATGCGAGTTCACTACAGTAGTAACTATGAAAATGCATTTTGGGATGGCAGCGCCATGACCTTTGGTGATGGCCAAAATACGTTTTATCCGCTTGTTAGTTTAGACGTGTCTGCTCATGAGGTAAGCCATGGATTTACTGAACAAAACTCTGGCTTAGTTTACAGTGGAAAATCGGGCGGTTTAAATGAAGCCTTTTCTGATATGGCGGGTGAAGCGGCCGAATTTTATATGAAAGGTACTAATGATTGGCTAGTCGGCCAAGACATATTTAAAGGCAATGGTGCGCTTCGCTACATGAATAACCCAACGCAAGATGGTAATTCAATAGATAACCAATCAAGTTATTATTCTGGGATGGATGTGCACCATAGCTCTGGTGTATTTAATAAAGCTTTTTATAATTTGGCTACCACACCCGGTTGGGATACAAAAAAAGCATTTATTGTAATGACTAGAGCTAATCAGCTTTATTGGAGCGCAAGTACAAATTGGGATTTAGCCGGTAATGGCGTAATGGATGCAGCTTGTGATTTAAACTATGACCCAAGTGATGTACAAGCAGCGCTAAGTGCTGTGGGAGTAAACTCTAATTTAAGTTCAGGTAGCACGTGTAGCTCAACACCTCCTCCAACTAACGATGAAGCTTTAACTAATGGCGTAACTCGTACTGGCATAAGCGGTTCTTCTAAAGAGCAACTATTTTTTACGTTAGAGGTTCCTGCTGGAGCAAGTAATTTAGTGTTTAATACCAATGGTGGATCAGGCGATGCTGATCTTTATGTACAATTTGGATCAAAACCAACGTTAAATAACTTTGATTGTAAAAGTACCACTTCATCAAGTACTGAGAGTTGTTCAATTAGTAATGTTCAAAGCGGAACTTACTATGTAATGGTAGAGGCATGGAATGCAATTTCTGGTGTTTCTTTAACAGGTAGCTTTGATGGCAGTAATGGGGGGGATGTTACTCCTATCAATGTAACAGAAACTAATGTGAGTGTTGCTACGGGGGCGTGGACGCGGTTTACACAAACATTAAATGAAGGTTATTCATCACTTGATGTCTCTATATCCGGTGGAAGTGGTGATGCTGATTTATATGTAAATTATGGAACAGCATCAAGTACGGGTACATATCTTTGTCGCCCATATAAAAATGGTAATAGTGAAAGTTGTACCTTTGATGCTCCACAAGCGGGGACTTGGTATATAGACTTACGCGGTTATAGTTCTGCAAGTGGTGTAACGCTTAGTATTTCAGCAAATTAAACCTACTTTAAGGGAGCAATAGCTCCCTTTCTTTTAAAGTTGTATTTAATAACAAGGAATACTTATGAAAAGTTCTATTTATACTTCCCTATTATGCGCATTTACTCTCTTAACATCGTCGACATTATATGCTCAAAATAATGAAAGCATTTGGGTTAGTATTGACCCGGTTGTTGCAAAACATTATCAGCAAGCCCAAAAAACATTTATACAAAACAATCAATTATTAAGCGTAAAGAATACAAATATGGATTCGGTAAACTTAATGAAAATTGATCAGAAAAACGTCACTCAATTGAGTGAGTTTATGCATCACAATTACAACCGTTGTGGTGGATTTGTTGCGCATAGCTCACTAAGTGAAGCTATGCAATATACGCAGCAATTAGCTTCTGTTCAAAATCAACTTGCGAATATTTCGACTAACTACACCATAGATAATTCACAAACAGTTCAAGCGCTAATAAATCGTGTAAACGAGAATAATCTAACAAATACGGTAAATACATTAAGTAATTTTTATAACCGTTACTATTCATCTCAAACTGGTGTAGATGCAGCCCAATGGTTAAAAGGTTATTGGCAGCAACTCGCAAGTGTTAGAAATGATATTTCAGTTGATTATTTTACACATAGTTGGTCTCAGTCATCGGTTATTGTGACTATTAACGGCAGTGAAAAAGCAGACGAAATAGTAATTATTGGTGGTCATCTAGATTCTATTAATCAGTCAAACCCAAGCAATGGACGTTCACCCGGTGCTGATGATAATGCATCAGGCATTGCGGTTTTAACTGAAGCACTTCGTGTTGCGGTAGAGCAGAATTATAAACCCCAAAGAACGATTAAAATTATGGCTTTTGCTGCTGAGGAAGTGGGTCTTAGAGGTTCAAAGGAGATTGCTACAGCGTATAAATCACAAGGTAAAAATGTGATTGGTATGGTGCAATTTGATATGACCGGTAACAATGGTAGCAGTCAAGATATTGTTATGATGACAGATTACACTACTAATTCACAAAATCAGTATTTAGGCCAGTTAATTGATACATACTTACCTGCGGTTACTTATGGATTTGATCAATGTGGTTATGGTTGTTCTGATCATGCCTCGTGGTATCAACAAGGCTTTTCAGCATCGATACCGTTTGAGTCAAAAATGGCTGATATAAACCCGTTAATACATAGCGAAAATGATGCAGCTTTTGATGCTGAACACGCAAGTAAATTTGCAAAGTTAGCCGTTAGTTATTTAGCTGAAATGGCTAAAAATGCTGGAGAAACACCTCCAGTAAATAATAATGAGTTACAAAATGGGGTAGCAGTAACAGGTATAGCCGCTAATGCAAAAGAGCAACTTTTTTACACGCTACAAGTAGCAAATAATATTAGTAATTTAAACTTTTCCACCGCTGGTGGCAGTGGCGATGCTGATTTATATGTGAAATATAACTCTGCGCCAACACTTGATAGTTACGATTGTAAAAGTGCAACCTCATCTAGCAATGAAAGCTGTGATATTTTAAACACTCAAGCGGGAGTTTATTACGTGATGGTGGAGGCTTGGAGTGACATAGCTAATGTATCGCTCATAGGAAGTTATACCGAAGAAGATAACTTTGAGCCAGTTAACCGCATTGAAGAAAATATTAGTGTTGCCTCAGGCCAGTGGGTTAGGTTTACACAAGAATTACAAGCTGGGTATTCTTCTTTAGATATAAGCATAGCTGGTGGCTCAGGTGATGCTGATTTGTATGTGAATTTTAGTAGTCAATCATCCGAGCAAGTTTATATGTGTAGGCCTTACAAAAATGGCAATAGTGAACAATGCAGTATTTCTAATCCTCAAGATGGTAAGTGGCATATAGATTTAAAAGGGTACAGTGCTGCAAGTAATATTACATTAAATATTACTGCGCAATGAAATGCACCGCAAAATAGCTTACCAATATAAATATTAGATTGCTAAGTAGAGGTGGATTTAATTAATGGGAGCTATGCTCCCTTATTTTGTACCTGCGCTGCTTACTTAAATACTTGCCCTTGATGTATAGCTTACGTAAAATCCTGCTATTATTTATTTTAAAGTGATTGGTATTATCAAACAGCTGTTTAGTGAAACCGGACCATTGGCGTTATCGCTTGAGGGTTATACACCTCGTCAGCCTCAAATTGATATGGCCGTAGCTGTTGCAGATGCATTAAAAAATAGCACCCAACTAGTGGTCGAAGCCGGTACAGGTACGGGTAAAACATTTGCGTATTTAGCACCCGCACTAAAATCAAAAGGTAAAACCATTATCTCAACGGGGTCAAAAGCCCTGCAAGAACAGCTTTACCACCGTGATTTACCTCAACTTGTTAAAGCGCTAAGCGCCTCTAAAAAAACGGCTTTACTAAAAGGGCGTGCCAATTACTTATGTACCTATCGATTAAATCAGCATGTTGCACACGTACCCACAGATGACTCTGATGTAATGCATCAACTGGCCATGGTTGCAAAGTTTGCAAGCGAAACTCAGTCGGGTGATTTAGCCGATTGTATTGGTATTGAAGAAGACGCCAAAGTGTTGCCTTATGTA is part of the Pseudoalteromonas carrageenovora IAM 12662 genome and harbors:
- a CDS encoding M4 family metallopeptidase yields the protein MNLSKITLATFAALTFVQATDAVAANKKYLNQQSAINTMVQSNSASILSTSPQELIGLSVRNELVVLKEFTSSNGEVTRRYQQTYQGLPVIGDTVSLTFKNGMLKKAHGAAVYDIEGDISDVSAKLSAKQAMLQSQNVGIAAKTIGLKKHNEKSRLAIWVDQQSKAHLVYEVSYVTYGKLPSRPYQIIDANSGEVLLSFDNLQHAEATGPGGNLKTGKYIYGSDFDSLDVTQSGNNCTMNNTNVRTINLNGGTSGSSAYSFTCPENTFKEINGAYSPLNDAHYFGNVIFNMYNDWIGTPPLTFQLKMRVHYSSNYENAFWDGSAMTFGDGQNTFYPLVSLDVSAHEVSHGFTEQNSGLVYSGKSGGLNEAFSDMAGEAAEFYMKGTNDWLVGQDIFKGNGALRYMNNPTQDGNSIDNQSSYYSGMDVHHSSGVFNKAFYNLATTPGWDTKKAFIVMTRANQLYWSASTNWDLAGNGVMDAACDLNYDPSDVQAALSAVGVNSNLSSGSTCSSTPPPTNDEALTNGVTRTGISGSSKEQLFFTLEVPAGASNLVFNTNGGSGDADLYVQFGSKPTLNNFDCKSTTSSSTESCSISNVQSGTYYVMVEAWNAISGVSLTGSFDGSNGGDVTPINVTETNVSVATGAWTRFTQTLNEGYSSLDVSISGGSGDADLYVNYGTASSTGTYLCRPYKNGNSESCTFDAPQAGTWYIDLRGYSSASGVTLSISAN
- a CDS encoding M28 family metallopeptidase, with product MKSSIYTSLLCAFTLLTSSTLYAQNNESIWVSIDPVVAKHYQQAQKTFIQNNQLLSVKNTNMDSVNLMKIDQKNVTQLSEFMHHNYNRCGGFVAHSSLSEAMQYTQQLASVQNQLANISTNYTIDNSQTVQALINRVNENNLTNTVNTLSNFYNRYYSSQTGVDAAQWLKGYWQQLASVRNDISVDYFTHSWSQSSVIVTINGSEKADEIVIIGGHLDSINQSNPSNGRSPGADDNASGIAVLTEALRVAVEQNYKPQRTIKIMAFAAEEVGLRGSKEIATAYKSQGKNVIGMVQFDMTGNNGSSQDIVMMTDYTTNSQNQYLGQLIDTYLPAVTYGFDQCGYGCSDHASWYQQGFSASIPFESKMADINPLIHSENDAAFDAEHASKFAKLAVSYLAEMAKNAGETPPVNNNELQNGVAVTGIAANAKEQLFYTLQVANNISNLNFSTAGGSGDADLYVKYNSAPTLDSYDCKSATSSSNESCDILNTQAGVYYVMVEAWSDIANVSLIGSYTEEDNFEPVNRIEENISVASGQWVRFTQELQAGYSSLDISIAGGSGDADLYVNFSSQSSEQVYMCRPYKNGNSEQCSISNPQDGKWHIDLKGYSAASNITLNITAQ